Proteins from one Bradyrhizobium amphicarpaeae genomic window:
- a CDS encoding NUDIX hydrolase, producing the protein MSAVVQPTRPQIAVSAAIFRDGKVLLARRARSPAKGFYSLPGGRVEFGESLHQALRREVDEETGLEIEIIGLAGWREVLPAAPGAGHYLIMSFAARWVAREPSLNDELDDYRWVAPDALAGLGDLKLTGGLEEVIESAARLIGA; encoded by the coding sequence ATGTCGGCCGTCGTCCAGCCCACCCGTCCCCAGATCGCGGTCAGCGCCGCGATTTTTCGCGACGGCAAGGTGCTGCTGGCCCGCCGCGCCCGCTCCCCCGCCAAGGGCTTCTATTCGCTGCCCGGCGGCCGGGTCGAATTCGGCGAATCGCTGCACCAGGCCCTGCGCCGCGAAGTCGACGAGGAAACCGGGCTCGAGATCGAGATCATCGGCCTTGCCGGCTGGCGCGAGGTGCTGCCGGCCGCGCCCGGCGCCGGCCACTATTTGATCATGTCCTTTGCCGCCCGCTGGGTGGCCAGGGAGCCATCCCTGAACGACGAGCTCGACGATTACCGCTGGGTCGCCCCTGACGCCCTGGCGGGCCTCGGCGACCTCAAGCTGACCGGAGGACTGGAAGAGGTCATCGAGTCCGCCGCGCGGCTGATTGGAGCCTGA
- a CDS encoding SOS response-associated peptidase — MCGRFVITSAPAALRQLFGYVEQPNFPPRYNVAPTQPIPVVWIENGARHFRLMRWGLLPGWVKDPKGFTLLINARSETVLEKPAFKRAIRRRRGLIPADGYYEWKSEGGRKQPFFIHRADGAPLGFAAVFETWAGPNGEELDTVAIVTAAAGEDLATLHDRVPVTISPRDFERWLDIRGDEVDAILPLMTAPRIGEFAWHPVSTRVNRVANDDDQLLLPISAEEMAAEAEAAKPKKAARKAAAGPGDDGQGSLF; from the coding sequence ATGTGTGGACGCTTCGTCATAACTTCGGCCCCCGCGGCCCTGCGGCAACTGTTTGGCTATGTCGAGCAGCCGAACTTCCCGCCCCGGTACAATGTGGCGCCGACACAACCGATTCCGGTCGTCTGGATCGAGAACGGCGCGCGCCATTTCCGTCTGATGCGCTGGGGCCTCTTGCCGGGCTGGGTCAAGGACCCCAAAGGGTTCACGCTCCTGATCAATGCCCGCTCCGAAACGGTGCTGGAGAAGCCCGCGTTCAAGCGGGCGATACGGCGTCGCCGCGGCCTGATCCCGGCCGACGGCTACTATGAGTGGAAATCGGAAGGCGGCCGCAAGCAGCCCTTCTTCATCCACCGCGCCGACGGCGCGCCGCTTGGTTTCGCTGCGGTGTTCGAAACCTGGGCCGGGCCGAACGGCGAGGAGCTCGACACCGTCGCGATCGTCACGGCTGCCGCGGGCGAGGATCTCGCCACGCTGCATGACCGCGTGCCCGTCACCATCAGCCCGCGCGATTTCGAGCGCTGGCTCGACATCAGGGGCGACGAGGTCGATGCGATCCTGCCGCTGATGACGGCCCCACGCATCGGCGAATTCGCCTGGCACCCGGTTTCCACCCGCGTCAACCGCGTCGCCAACGACGACGATCAGCTGCTGCTGCCGATCAGCGCGGAGGAGATGGCGGCGGAAGCAGAGGCGGCGAAGCCGAAGAAGGCGGCGCGGAAGGCCGCGGCCGGGCCGGGCGATGACGGGCAGGGCTCGTTGTTCTAG
- a CDS encoding TIGR02301 family protein, translating into MSTRFLAIFALILACASVPARAQDVAAPFDADLQRLAEILGGLHYLRGICGSNEGNKWRNEMQALIDAETPSGERRTRMIAGFNRGYNGFQQTYRSCTPAATVAIRRYIEEGSKISRDLTARYAN; encoded by the coding sequence ATGTCCACGCGATTTCTGGCCATTTTTGCCCTAATTCTCGCCTGCGCCTCCGTGCCCGCGCGGGCCCAGGACGTGGCGGCGCCGTTCGACGCCGATTTGCAGCGGCTGGCGGAGATTCTCGGCGGCCTGCACTACCTGCGCGGCATCTGCGGCTCCAACGAGGGCAACAAATGGCGCAACGAGATGCAGGCGCTGATCGATGCCGAAACCCCCTCCGGGGAGCGCCGCACCCGCATGATCGCCGGCTTCAACCGTGGCTATAACGGCTTTCAGCAGACCTATCGCAGCTGCACGCCGGCCGCGACGGTGGCGATCCGCCGTTACATCGAGGAAGGCTCGAAGATCTCGCGGGATCTGACGGCCCGCTACGCGAACTGA
- a CDS encoding CaiB/BaiF CoA transferase family protein, protein MTRPFEGVKILDFTQVLAGPYASYQLALLGADVVKVERREGEDMRRTPLSREWADRGLAPAFQAVNGNKRSLTLDLQKPEAIAIVKKLAATVDVVMENFRPGVMDKLGIGYEALSAINPKLIYCAVSGFGQTGPDRLRPGYDGKMQALSGIMAITGHPETGPTRAGFAVCDVLSGATAAFGVSSALYQRDRTGKGQLVDVSMLEATMAFLSGQIADWSVAGHRQQLSGNQAVSRRTTANLFRCGDGHILLAVNNEKQYRALMSALGREDTLSDPRFADWFSRNENEPALRAIIEQALAARPAREWETILEDAGAPCASIWKVEEVIDHPQIKARDAIQQLDTQYGRLRFAGSGFKLAHGGGRLDRMAPELGADTDAVLDELGFDAAEIARLRAAEIV, encoded by the coding sequence GTGACGCGACCGTTCGAGGGCGTGAAGATCCTGGACTTCACCCAGGTGCTGGCCGGGCCCTATGCGAGCTATCAGCTCGCGCTGCTGGGGGCCGACGTCGTCAAGGTCGAGCGGCGCGAGGGCGAGGACATGCGCCGCACGCCGCTGAGCCGCGAATGGGCCGATCGCGGCCTCGCGCCGGCGTTTCAGGCCGTCAACGGCAACAAGCGCAGCCTGACGCTCGATCTGCAGAAGCCGGAGGCGATCGCGATCGTGAAGAAGCTCGCGGCGACCGTCGACGTCGTCATGGAGAATTTCCGCCCGGGCGTGATGGACAAGCTCGGCATCGGCTATGAGGCGCTATCCGCGATCAATCCGAAGCTGATCTATTGCGCGGTCTCGGGCTTCGGCCAGACCGGCCCGGATCGCCTGCGCCCCGGCTATGACGGCAAGATGCAGGCGCTGTCGGGCATCATGGCGATCACGGGGCATCCCGAGACGGGGCCAACGCGCGCGGGCTTCGCGGTCTGCGACGTGCTGTCGGGCGCCACCGCCGCGTTCGGCGTGTCGAGCGCGCTGTATCAGCGCGACCGTACCGGCAAAGGCCAGTTGGTCGACGTCTCCATGCTGGAGGCGACGATGGCGTTTCTGTCGGGGCAGATCGCGGACTGGTCGGTCGCGGGCCATCGCCAGCAGCTCTCGGGCAATCAGGCCGTGAGCCGCAGGACCACGGCGAATCTGTTCAGATGCGGCGACGGCCACATCCTGCTCGCCGTCAACAACGAGAAGCAGTACCGCGCGCTGATGAGCGCGCTCGGCCGCGAGGACACGCTCTCCGACCCGCGCTTTGCCGACTGGTTTTCGCGCAACGAGAACGAACCGGCGCTGCGTGCCATCATCGAGCAAGCGCTGGCGGCCAGACCGGCGCGCGAATGGGAGACGATTCTGGAAGACGCCGGCGCGCCCTGCGCCAGCATCTGGAAGGTCGAGGAGGTAATCGACCATCCGCAGATCAAGGCTCGCGACGCCATCCAGCAGCTGGATACGCAATACGGCCGCCTGCGCTTTGCCGGCAGCGGCTTCAAGCTGGCCCATGGCGGCGGCCGGCTGGACCGGATGGCGCCGGAACTCGGCGCGGATACCGACGCGGTGCTGGACGAGCTGGGGTTCGACGCCGCGGAGATCGCGCGGCTGAGGGCAGCGGAGATCGTCTGA
- a CDS encoding Tautomerase enzyme: MPIQVIVPEGTLTPAGEAEAFRKLTELLLRLHGLTGNRFMTPNVIGEVTVVPNSRTYAGGKRADIAVFELTVPSFVLPTQELKDAWISEGTAIIETAAEGRIRREQIFANVSYAVDGGWGIGGKAFSNAALGSAVAAA; encoded by the coding sequence ATGCCCATCCAAGTAATCGTTCCCGAAGGCACGTTGACGCCCGCCGGAGAAGCCGAGGCGTTCCGCAAGCTGACCGAGCTGCTGTTGCGGCTGCACGGCCTGACCGGCAATCGCTTCATGACACCGAACGTCATCGGCGAGGTGACCGTGGTCCCGAACAGCCGCACCTATGCCGGTGGAAAGCGCGCGGACATCGCCGTGTTCGAGCTGACGGTGCCGTCCTTCGTGCTGCCGACGCAGGAGCTGAAGGACGCCTGGATCTCGGAAGGAACGGCGATCATCGAGACCGCGGCCGAGGGTCGTATCAGGCGCGAGCAGATCTTCGCCAATGTCAGCTACGCCGTGGACGGCGGCTGGGGTATCGGCGGCAAGGCCTTCAGCAACGCCGCCCTCGGATCAGCCGTCGCCGCGGCCTGA
- a CDS encoding TetR family transcriptional regulator — translation MGRGFRIGGFGGAGVDALAKGAGLTSGAFYAHFESKADAFRLAVADGLAFLRDGIGKFQTQYGSGWRDPFIDFYLGPRMEVGLDEACALPSFSSDVARADAATRAVYQAELEQLADLVAHGFRGAHARQRALALLAILTGAADMARAVKDDGVRRDILAAAKLAAKAI, via the coding sequence GTGGGGCGCGGCTTCCGCATCGGTGGATTCGGCGGCGCAGGTGTGGACGCACTGGCCAAAGGGGCGGGCCTCACGTCAGGGGCGTTTTATGCCCATTTCGAATCCAAGGCGGATGCGTTCCGCCTCGCCGTGGCGGACGGTCTTGCGTTCCTGCGCGACGGCATCGGCAAGTTTCAGACACAATATGGCAGCGGCTGGCGCGATCCGTTCATCGATTTCTATCTGGGGCCGCGGATGGAGGTCGGCCTCGACGAAGCCTGCGCGCTGCCGAGCTTTTCCTCCGACGTTGCACGCGCGGACGCTGCAACGCGCGCCGTCTATCAAGCCGAGCTCGAGCAATTGGCGGACCTGGTTGCGCACGGCTTCCGGGGCGCCCATGCGCGCCAGCGGGCGCTGGCGCTGCTTGCGATTCTGACGGGGGCGGCGGACATGGCCCGCGCCGTCAAGGACGATGGCGTCAGACGGGACATCCTCGCCGCCGCGAAGCTGGCAGCGAAGGCGATCTAG
- a CDS encoding sulfurtransferase — protein sequence MSQQSHLITTEQLAVMLGDANLRLYDCTTYNEPVPPGSDVPYRAVPGDKTFAAGHIPGADFLDLQGEFSDTTSQQFYMMPDVGQLEAAFGRHGADTGKTIVLYSIGTMMWATRFWWMLRALGVDAHVLDGGFDKWKEEGRPVETGAPKGYPATTFKAAPRAGFFVDRTIVKARIGDPATVIVNALGPQFHRGLEPSRYGRPGRVPGSVNVPAATLVNADKTLTSLADAEAKFAAEGVTRDKSVILYCGGGISATIDLFLLAQLGYDKLMLYDASMGEWARDPTLPIETDG from the coding sequence ATGTCCCAACAATCACATCTCATCACCACCGAGCAGCTCGCCGTCATGCTCGGCGATGCCAACCTCCGCCTCTACGACTGCACGACCTACAACGAACCCGTCCCGCCGGGCAGCGACGTGCCGTATCGCGCGGTCCCCGGCGACAAGACGTTCGCAGCCGGCCACATTCCGGGGGCCGATTTTCTCGATCTGCAGGGCGAATTCTCCGATACCACATCGCAACAGTTCTACATGATGCCTGATGTCGGGCAGCTGGAAGCCGCCTTCGGCCGCCACGGCGCCGATACGGGCAAGACGATCGTGCTCTACAGCATCGGCACCATGATGTGGGCGACGCGGTTCTGGTGGATGCTGCGCGCGCTCGGCGTCGATGCCCATGTGCTCGACGGCGGTTTCGACAAATGGAAGGAGGAGGGGCGGCCGGTTGAAACAGGCGCACCGAAGGGATATCCCGCCACGACATTCAAGGCCGCGCCGCGCGCGGGCTTCTTCGTCGACAGGACCATTGTGAAGGCGCGGATCGGCGATCCCGCGACGGTCATCGTCAACGCGCTCGGTCCGCAATTTCATCGCGGCCTCGAGCCGAGCCGCTACGGCCGGCCCGGCCGTGTTCCCGGCAGCGTCAACGTACCGGCTGCAACGCTCGTCAACGCCGACAAGACGCTGACCAGCCTGGCGGATGCGGAAGCAAAATTCGCCGCCGAGGGCGTCACGCGTGACAAGAGCGTGATTCTCTATTGCGGCGGCGGCATCTCGGCGACGATCGACCTGTTCCTGCTGGCGCAGCTCGGTTACGACAAACTGATGCTCTACGACGCCTCGATGGGCGAATGGGCGAGGGATCCGACCCTGCCGATCGAGACGGATGGGTAG